In Terriglobus sp. TAA 43, a single window of DNA contains:
- the pyrE gene encoding orotate phosphoribosyltransferase, whose product MELSTALTADRAKLLSLIAKLSFRLGDFTLASGAKSDYYIDCRTTTLDAEGGRLSGLVFAELIRQHAPDAVAVGGLTMGADPLVSNTASATAWYALEHTDVKPVHGFLVRKALKQHGTGRQIEGYVREGASVVVVDDVCTTGGSTITAIEAVKAAGMTVAAVLCLVDREQGGRTNIEAAIGDAPFVSVFTASDVRAEKLRQS is encoded by the coding sequence ATGGAACTCTCCACCGCTCTGACCGCCGACCGCGCCAAACTTCTCAGCCTGATTGCAAAGCTCAGCTTTCGTCTTGGCGACTTCACACTGGCCTCCGGTGCCAAGAGCGATTACTACATCGACTGCCGCACCACCACGCTGGATGCCGAGGGCGGTCGCCTGAGCGGACTCGTCTTCGCAGAGCTGATTCGCCAACACGCTCCCGACGCAGTGGCCGTGGGTGGTTTGACGATGGGCGCCGATCCGCTGGTGAGCAACACCGCGTCTGCAACGGCCTGGTACGCGCTAGAACACACCGACGTGAAGCCGGTACATGGCTTCCTCGTCCGCAAAGCGCTGAAGCAACACGGCACCGGACGACAGATTGAGGGCTATGTACGCGAAGGCGCTTCCGTTGTCGTGGTGGACGACGTCTGCACCACCGGCGGCAGCACCATCACGGCCATTGAAGCTGTGAAGGCCGCAGGCATGACCGTTGCAGCCGTACTCTGCCTCGTGGATCGCGAACAGGGTGGCCGCACAAACATTGAAGCCGCAATCGGCGATGCGCCGTTCGTCAGCGTGTTCACAGCAAGCGACGTGCGCGCGGAGAAGTTGCGGCAGAGCTAA
- a CDS encoding DinB family protein, translated as MDAVRFFVDQLQREQALNRKVLAVVPEGKNTWKPHDKSMELGYLAALVAQMPAWIAMMIATDGLDFADSSARSSFQAKGSDSTAALLKLAEDSAAKGKSALEGTNEDHLNGTWNFRMGDKVLGGGTRIQQIADTFTHMTHHRGQLTVYLRLLGVNVPSTYGPSADEKVV; from the coding sequence ATGGATGCGGTGCGTTTCTTTGTGGACCAGTTGCAGCGGGAGCAGGCATTGAACCGGAAGGTGCTGGCCGTAGTGCCGGAAGGCAAGAACACCTGGAAGCCGCATGACAAATCAATGGAACTTGGCTATCTGGCAGCGCTGGTAGCGCAAATGCCTGCATGGATAGCGATGATGATCGCAACTGACGGTCTTGATTTCGCAGACAGTTCCGCACGCAGCAGCTTCCAGGCAAAGGGTTCGGACTCAACCGCAGCCTTGCTGAAACTGGCCGAGGATTCCGCCGCGAAAGGGAAGTCCGCTCTTGAAGGCACAAACGAAGACCACCTGAACGGTACCTGGAATTTCCGCATGGGTGACAAGGTGTTGGGCGGTGGCACTCGAATTCAGCAGATCGCCGATACCTTCACCCACATGACCCATCATCGCGGCCAATTGACGGTCTACCTGCGCCTGCTTGGAGTGAATGTGCCTTCGACGTACGGTCCAAGCGCGGATGAGAAGGTCGTTTAA
- the gap gene encoding type I glyceraldehyde-3-phosphate dehydrogenase, with protein sequence MAVKVGINGFGRIGRNVFRTAIDNPEIEFVAVNDLTSPSTLAHLLKYDSILGNLKHEIEAGDDYISVNGKKIKVFAERDPAKLPWAEVGAQIVVESTGHFTDATKAKAHLGETVKKVIISAPATNEDVTLVLGVNSDKYDAAKHNVISNASCTTNGLAPVVKVLHEKFGITSGIMTTIHSYTNDQVILDFPHKDLRRARAAAINMIPSTTGAAKALKLVIPEMDGKLDGFSMRVPTPNVSVIDLTFNTEKPMTIASINEAIQSASEGALKGILGYTDEELVSSDFKGDSRSSIFDSKLTKVIGEKTAKVISWYDNEWGYSSRVKDLILFLVSKGL encoded by the coding sequence ATGGCAGTAAAGGTAGGCATTAACGGATTTGGCCGTATCGGCCGCAACGTCTTCCGCACCGCAATCGATAATCCTGAAATCGAGTTTGTGGCCGTCAACGATTTGACCAGCCCTTCAACGCTGGCTCACCTGCTGAAGTACGACTCGATTCTCGGCAATCTGAAGCACGAGATCGAAGCTGGCGACGACTACATCAGCGTCAACGGCAAGAAGATCAAGGTTTTCGCCGAGCGCGACCCCGCCAAGCTGCCCTGGGCAGAGGTTGGCGCGCAGATCGTGGTGGAATCCACCGGCCACTTCACCGACGCCACCAAGGCCAAGGCTCACCTCGGCGAGACGGTGAAGAAGGTCATCATCTCCGCTCCTGCCACGAACGAGGACGTAACCCTGGTGCTGGGCGTAAACAGCGACAAGTATGACGCTGCGAAGCACAACGTCATTTCCAACGCCAGCTGCACCACCAACGGCCTTGCGCCGGTGGTGAAGGTGCTGCACGAGAAGTTCGGCATCACCAGCGGCATTATGACCACGATCCACAGCTACACCAACGATCAGGTCATCCTGGACTTCCCGCACAAGGACCTGCGTCGTGCACGCGCTGCGGCCATCAACATGATTCCGTCGACCACCGGCGCAGCCAAGGCCCTGAAGCTGGTCATCCCTGAGATGGACGGCAAGCTCGACGGCTTCTCCATGCGTGTGCCCACGCCGAACGTCTCCGTGATCGATCTGACGTTCAACACAGAAAAGCCCATGACCATCGCCAGCATCAACGAAGCGATCCAGTCCGCCAGCGAAGGCGCCCTGAAGGGCATCCTTGGCTACACGGATGAGGAACTGGTCAGCAGCGACTTCAAGGGCGACAGCCGCTCGTCCATCTTCGATTCGAAGCTGACCAAGGTCATCGGCGAGAAGACGGCCAAGGTCATCTCCTGGTACGACAACGAGTGGGGATACAGCTCGCGCGTGAAGGACCTGATCCTGTTCCTGGTGAGCAAGGGTCTGTAA
- a CDS encoding ATP-binding protein, with the protein MKRRGKRGPNNSEATGKIGQEIPQDQPAALQPSYPEAPAKAEITTEAEPEAVEAEPVAPGKIEVETQPESLAAPVEPPSIPAGDKAAPRGYVVLTIGLPGSGKTTWFKRRGVSPLSSDMLRNILFDDITDQRYSGLVFSTLRSLLRARLIAKMPWNYVDATNLSAHERRQWIKMARSFGYEVQAVYFDVPLAVCVDRNSKRERRVADDVMQKMAERLRPPSFKEGFTKITVVRVKGVGSAAPVSAVNDDAFNAPVPADLDAPELDGPEGIEPDDSQDE; encoded by the coding sequence ATGAAAAGACGTGGTAAGCGTGGCCCCAACAATAGCGAGGCCACTGGAAAGATTGGGCAGGAGATCCCACAGGATCAGCCTGCAGCACTGCAGCCGAGCTACCCCGAAGCTCCTGCAAAAGCAGAGATAACCACTGAAGCCGAACCGGAAGCGGTTGAGGCGGAGCCAGTTGCTCCCGGCAAGATCGAAGTCGAAACGCAGCCAGAATCGTTGGCCGCGCCGGTGGAACCGCCTTCGATCCCTGCGGGCGACAAGGCTGCTCCGCGTGGCTATGTTGTTCTCACCATTGGCCTTCCTGGCAGTGGCAAGACGACGTGGTTCAAGCGCCGTGGCGTGTCTCCCCTCAGCAGCGACATGCTGCGCAACATCCTGTTCGACGACATCACGGACCAGCGTTACAGCGGTTTGGTGTTCAGTACGCTACGTTCGCTTCTGCGTGCGCGCCTGATTGCCAAGATGCCGTGGAACTACGTGGATGCCACCAACCTCAGCGCCCACGAGCGCCGCCAGTGGATCAAGATGGCGCGTTCGTTCGGCTACGAGGTGCAGGCCGTGTACTTTGACGTGCCGCTGGCCGTTTGCGTAGACCGTAACAGCAAGCGCGAGCGCCGCGTGGCCGATGACGTGATGCAGAAGATGGCAGAGCGTCTGCGTCCGCCGTCGTTCAAAGAAGGTTTTACCAAGATCACGGTGGTTCGCGTGAAGGGAGTGGGCAGCGCCGCTCCGGTATCTGCGGTCAACGACGATGCCTTCAACGCGCCCGTCCCTGCCGATCTTGATGCACCGGAGCTGGACGGCCCGGAAGGCATCGAGCCGGACGATTCGCAGGACGAGTAA
- a CDS encoding ATP-binding cassette domain-containing protein, giving the protein MNGAAIEFRDVIVDATPSRKNSGEGVVILNGISLRLEAGTTTALLGRSGSGKTTLLRTINGLVAPTSGAVLVNGEVVGSADLLALRRRIGYVIQEIGLYPHLTIERNVAMPLELAGKPLTERLSRAHELLAMTGLDPAKFAERMPWQLSGGQRQRAGVARALAADPAILLLDEPFGALDPLTRVEIQTMLRDLLKKLQKTAVIVTHDLQEAVFLADRILLLDKGNIVADLPSGDVLHSQIPAVKQYVAAVQRFPEAQS; this is encoded by the coding sequence ATGAACGGCGCGGCCATCGAGTTCCGCGACGTGATAGTGGACGCAACGCCCTCCCGGAAAAATTCCGGCGAGGGCGTTGTCATTCTCAACGGTATTTCGTTGCGGCTGGAGGCGGGAACCACGACGGCTCTGCTGGGCCGTTCAGGCAGCGGGAAAACGACGTTGCTGCGCACCATTAACGGACTTGTAGCGCCAACTTCCGGCGCGGTACTGGTCAATGGTGAAGTGGTGGGCAGCGCCGATCTCCTGGCGTTGCGGCGACGCATTGGCTACGTCATTCAGGAGATTGGCCTCTATCCTCACCTGACCATCGAACGCAATGTGGCCATGCCCCTGGAACTTGCGGGAAAGCCGCTGACAGAGCGGCTTTCCCGCGCACACGAATTGCTTGCCATGACCGGGCTTGACCCCGCCAAGTTTGCCGAACGTATGCCGTGGCAGCTTTCCGGCGGACAGCGTCAACGTGCGGGTGTGGCGCGCGCGCTGGCTGCTGACCCTGCCATCCTGCTTCTGGACGAACCCTTTGGCGCGCTCGATCCGCTGACGCGCGTGGAAATACAAACCATGCTGCGCGATCTGTTGAAGAAGTTGCAGAAGACCGCAGTCATCGTTACGCACGATCTTCAGGAAGCGGTCTTTCTCGCTGATCGAATCCTGTTGCTGGACAAGGGAAATATCGTCGCAGACCTGCCTTCGGGCGATGTTCTGCACTCGCAGATTCCCGCCGTGAAGCAGTATGTCGCAGCCGTGCAGCGCTTTCCGGAGGCACAGTCATGA
- a CDS encoding ABC transporter permease, producing MSFLRLHLHELLQLVFEHLWLTGSAMLFAALIAIPAGIWLTRHERWARPVIGFANVVQTVPSLALFGLLLPVPWLGENAARLAILALTGYALLPILRNTYVGIQGIDPALIDVSRALGMTDWQRLIKVELPLSASVLLAGLRTATVTCVGVATIAAAIGAGGLGEFIFRGVASVDNRFVLLGAVPAALLALLADAFLGWIERRVEVRRLP from the coding sequence ATGAGCTTCCTTCGCCTGCATCTGCATGAGCTTCTGCAACTCGTGTTTGAGCATCTTTGGCTTACTGGATCGGCGATGTTATTTGCTGCGCTTATCGCGATTCCTGCGGGCATCTGGCTCACGCGGCATGAACGCTGGGCCAGGCCTGTGATCGGATTTGCGAACGTGGTGCAGACGGTGCCCAGTCTCGCGCTCTTTGGCTTGCTGTTGCCCGTGCCGTGGCTTGGAGAAAACGCTGCACGGCTGGCTATTCTTGCGCTTACCGGTTATGCGTTGTTGCCGATTTTGCGCAATACCTACGTGGGAATACAAGGCATCGATCCGGCTCTGATCGACGTGAGTCGAGCGCTCGGCATGACAGATTGGCAGCGGTTGATCAAGGTCGAACTGCCTCTTTCCGCGAGTGTTCTGTTGGCTGGGCTGCGCACGGCGACCGTAACGTGCGTTGGCGTGGCGACGATTGCAGCGGCAATTGGTGCAGGCGGCCTGGGCGAATTTATCTTCCGCGGCGTGGCGTCCGTGGACAATCGTTTCGTGCTGCTTGGGGCCGTTCCCGCTGCGTTACTCGCGCTCTTGGCGGATGCGTTTCTTGGATGGATCGAACGTCGCGTGGAAGTGCGGAGGCTGCCGTGA
- a CDS encoding glycine betaine ABC transporter substrate-binding protein produces MDRTSRGSAEAAVNRRAALVLPLFLLLLTACDPPHGSRIVIGAKNFTEQVLLGELLAQEIEAQGEPVDRRFYLAGSYIAHQALVSGRIDAYVEYTGTALTSILKQPLDHDPQRVFNTVARIYRERYNVLMMPSLGFENTFAMVMRGEDADRLHVTRLSELATAAPSLKLGVGYEFEERPDGLHGLEAAYGLRFADEPRVMDLGLLYRALQNRQVDIVSGNSTDGAITALGFRVLADDRHYFPPYQAVPLVREDMLRTHPAALKALQKLTGKITEAQMQSMNHAVEGEHKDPAEVIKAFRLKNGL; encoded by the coding sequence ATGGATCGAACGTCGCGTGGAAGTGCGGAGGCTGCCGTGAATCGCAGGGCGGCACTGGTGCTGCCGTTGTTTCTCCTGCTGCTGACTGCATGTGATCCGCCGCACGGTTCGCGCATTGTTATCGGCGCAAAGAACTTCACAGAGCAGGTTCTGCTAGGCGAACTGCTGGCACAGGAGATCGAAGCGCAAGGCGAGCCTGTTGACCGGCGGTTCTATCTTGCGGGGAGTTACATTGCGCATCAGGCGCTTGTTTCCGGCCGCATTGACGCCTATGTGGAGTACACCGGAACGGCGTTGACCTCCATCCTGAAACAGCCGCTTGATCACGATCCGCAACGCGTCTTTAATACGGTTGCCCGTATTTATCGTGAACGATACAACGTGCTGATGATGCCGTCGCTCGGCTTTGAAAACACCTTCGCCATGGTGATGCGCGGCGAAGATGCAGATCGCCTCCACGTCACCCGATTAAGCGAACTCGCGACTGCGGCTCCGTCGCTGAAGCTTGGTGTGGGATATGAGTTTGAGGAGCGCCCCGACGGCCTCCACGGGCTGGAAGCCGCCTATGGACTGCGCTTTGCGGATGAACCGCGTGTGATGGACCTCGGGCTGTTGTATCGCGCATTGCAGAACCGACAGGTCGATATCGTCAGCGGCAACTCCACGGATGGCGCGATTACCGCGCTGGGATTCCGTGTTCTCGCGGACGATCGACATTATTTCCCGCCATATCAAGCTGTGCCGTTGGTGCGCGAGGACATGCTTCGAACGCATCCTGCGGCTTTGAAGGCCCTGCAAAAGCTGACAGGAAAGATTACCGAAGCCCAGATGCAGTCCATGAATCACGCCGTGGAAGGCGAACATAAGGACCCCGCAGAAGTGATCAAGGCGTTTCGACTAAAAAACGGCCTGTGA
- a CDS encoding DUF3224 domain-containing protein yields MHATGTFQVSVKPAESSEIGKAAGLGRMTIDKVWSGGIEGTSKGEMTTTAVGTTMAYVALETMTVKVDGKSGTFVFSHKATMDSTDPKSGVMDITVLPNTGTGELKGIEGSLQITIDKSGHSYDFTYTLPAQ; encoded by the coding sequence ATGCACGCAACAGGAACATTCCAGGTGTCCGTAAAGCCGGCAGAATCCAGCGAAATCGGCAAAGCTGCAGGACTTGGCCGTATGACCATCGACAAAGTGTGGAGCGGCGGCATCGAGGGCACCAGCAAGGGCGAAATGACCACCACCGCAGTTGGAACCACGATGGCCTATGTTGCGCTGGAAACCATGACTGTGAAAGTGGACGGCAAGTCCGGGACATTCGTGTTCTCGCACAAGGCGACGATGGATTCCACCGATCCGAAGAGCGGTGTTATGGACATCACCGTGTTGCCGAATACCGGTACAGGCGAGTTAAAAGGGATCGAAGGCTCGCTGCAGATCACCATCGACAAATCCGGCCACAGCTACGACTTCACGTACACATTGCCTGCGCAGTAG
- a CDS encoding type IV pilin protein codes for MTFPNRYRASRQDEGFTLIELLIVMSIIIIIATFAIPNITRIKRQGNETSAIQSIRAIVAAQLQYQQTYPANGYACSLAALGGDKGAAPTPAAAGLLPTDLAGGQKAGYTFALVNCNKVTINNQDQYTSYEITAVPQKVGNTGDRGFCSDDSQQVKYDPKGGTACTQPIQ; via the coding sequence ATGACTTTCCCGAACCGCTACCGTGCATCGCGCCAGGATGAGGGCTTTACGCTCATCGAACTGCTGATCGTGATGTCGATCATCATCATCATTGCCACCTTCGCGATCCCCAACATCACGCGCATCAAGCGGCAGGGCAACGAGACCTCGGCTATCCAGTCCATTCGTGCCATCGTGGCAGCGCAGTTGCAGTACCAGCAGACGTATCCGGCAAACGGCTATGCCTGCTCGCTGGCAGCCCTTGGCGGCGATAAGGGAGCAGCTCCTACTCCAGCGGCTGCAGGACTGTTACCTACGGATCTCGCGGGCGGCCAGAAGGCGGGTTATACCTTCGCGCTTGTGAACTGCAATAAGGTGACCATCAACAATCAGGATCAATACACGTCGTACGAGATCACCGCTGTTCCGCAGAAGGTAGGCAACACCGGCGACCGTGGCTTCTGCTCCGACGATTCGCAGCAGGTGAAGTACGACCCCAAGGGCGGTACCGCCTGCACCCAGCCCATTCAGTAA